In Pongo abelii isolate AG06213 chromosome 22, NHGRI_mPonAbe1-v2.0_pri, whole genome shotgun sequence, the following are encoded in one genomic region:
- the PRMT2 gene encoding protein arginine N-methyltransferase 2 isoform X4: MATSGDCPRSESQGEEPAECSEAGLLQEGVQPEEFVAIADYAATDETQLSFLRGEKILILRQTTADWWWGERAGCCGYIPANHMGKHVDEYDPEDTWQDEEYFGSYGTLKLHLEMLADQPRTTKYHSVILQNKESLTDKVILDVGCGTGIISLFCAHYARPKAVYAVEASEMAQHTGQLVLQNGFADIITVFQQKVEDVVLPEKVDVLVSEWMGTCLLLLQDLACSPEATPRFPRSRLHTQQSSQGLPPGFQDALQGH, encoded by the exons GGAGAAGAGCCTGCTGAGTGCAGTGAGGCCGGTCTCCTGCAGGAGGGAGTACAGCCAGAGGAGTTCGTGGCCATCGCGGACTATGCTGCCACCGATGAGACCCAG ctcagTTTTTTGAGAGGAGAAAAAATTCTTATCCTGAGACAAACCACTGCAGATTGGTGGTGGGGTGAGCGTGCGGGCTGCTGTGGGTACATTCCAGCAAACCATATGGGGAAGCACGTGGATGAGTACGACCCCGAGGACACGTGGCAGGATGAAGAGTACTTCGGCAGCTATGGAACTCTG AAACTCCACTTGGAAATGTTGGCAGACCAGCCACGAACAACTAAATACCACAGTGTCATCCTGCAGAATAAAGAATCCCTGACGGATAAAGTCATCCTGGACGTGGGCTGTGGGACTGGGATCATCAGTCTCTTCTGTGCACACTATGCGCGGCCTAAAGCG GTGTACGCGGTGGAGGCCAGTGAGATGGCACAGCACACGGGGCAGCTGGTCCTGCAGAACGGCTTTGCCGACATCATCACCGTGTTCCAGCAGAAGGTGGAGGATGTGGTGCTGCCTGAGAAGGTGGACGTGCTGGTGTCTGAGTGGATGGGGACCTGCCTGCTG TTGTTACAGGATCTTGCTTGTTCTCCTGAGGCCACACCACGATTTCCGAGAAGCAGGTTGCACACTCAGCAGTCTTCACAGGGGCTGCCTCCTGGATTTCAGGACGCTTTGCAAGGTCACTGA
- the PRMT2 gene encoding protein arginine N-methyltransferase 2 isoform X3, protein MATSGDCPRSESQGEEPAECSEAGLLQEGVQPEEFVAIADYAATDETQLSFLRGEKILILRQTTADWWWGERAGCCGYIPANHMGKHVDEYDPEDTWQDEEYFGSYGTLKLHLEMLADQPRTTKYHSVILQNKESLTDKVILDVGCGTGIISLFCAHYARPKAVYAVEASEMAQHTGQLVLQNGFADIITVFQQKVEDVVLPEKVDVLVSEWMGTCLLAAPLLSCCILPCTCASGPLHVPLACCLSVLRAPQPSGLHLSWPISLL, encoded by the exons GGAGAAGAGCCTGCTGAGTGCAGTGAGGCCGGTCTCCTGCAGGAGGGAGTACAGCCAGAGGAGTTCGTGGCCATCGCGGACTATGCTGCCACCGATGAGACCCAG ctcagTTTTTTGAGAGGAGAAAAAATTCTTATCCTGAGACAAACCACTGCAGATTGGTGGTGGGGTGAGCGTGCGGGCTGCTGTGGGTACATTCCAGCAAACCATATGGGGAAGCACGTGGATGAGTACGACCCCGAGGACACGTGGCAGGATGAAGAGTACTTCGGCAGCTATGGAACTCTG AAACTCCACTTGGAAATGTTGGCAGACCAGCCACGAACAACTAAATACCACAGTGTCATCCTGCAGAATAAAGAATCCCTGACGGATAAAGTCATCCTGGACGTGGGCTGTGGGACTGGGATCATCAGTCTCTTCTGTGCACACTATGCGCGGCCTAAAGCG GTGTACGCGGTGGAGGCCAGTGAGATGGCACAGCACACGGGGCAGCTGGTCCTGCAGAACGGCTTTGCCGACATCATCACCGTGTTCCAGCAGAAGGTGGAGGATGTGGTGCTGCCTGAGAAGGTGGACGTGCTGGTGTCTGAGTGGATGGGGACCTGCCTGCTG GCTGCCCCTCTCCTGAGCTGCTGCATTCTCCCCTGCACCTGTGCGTCTGGCCCTCTTCATGTCCCCCTGGCCTGctgtctgtctgttctcagagcccCTCAGCCCTCAGGCCTTCATCTCTCCTGGCCCATCTCCCTACTCTGA
- the PRMT2 gene encoding protein arginine N-methyltransferase 2 isoform X8, whose amino-acid sequence MATSGDCPRSESQGEEPAECSEAGLLQEGVQPEEFVAIADYAATDETQLSFLRGEKILILRQTTADWWWGERAGCCGYIPANHMGKHVDEYDPEDTWQDEEYFGSYGTLKLHLEMLADQPRTTKYHSVILQNKESLTDKVILDVGCGTGIISLFCAHYARPKAVYAVEASEMAQHTGQLVLQNGFADIITVFQQKVEDVVLPEKVDVLVSEWMGTCLLRC is encoded by the exons GGAGAAGAGCCTGCTGAGTGCAGTGAGGCCGGTCTCCTGCAGGAGGGAGTACAGCCAGAGGAGTTCGTGGCCATCGCGGACTATGCTGCCACCGATGAGACCCAG ctcagTTTTTTGAGAGGAGAAAAAATTCTTATCCTGAGACAAACCACTGCAGATTGGTGGTGGGGTGAGCGTGCGGGCTGCTGTGGGTACATTCCAGCAAACCATATGGGGAAGCACGTGGATGAGTACGACCCCGAGGACACGTGGCAGGATGAAGAGTACTTCGGCAGCTATGGAACTCTG AAACTCCACTTGGAAATGTTGGCAGACCAGCCACGAACAACTAAATACCACAGTGTCATCCTGCAGAATAAAGAATCCCTGACGGATAAAGTCATCCTGGACGTGGGCTGTGGGACTGGGATCATCAGTCTCTTCTGTGCACACTATGCGCGGCCTAAAGCG GTGTACGCGGTGGAGGCCAGTGAGATGGCACAGCACACGGGGCAGCTGGTCCTGCAGAACGGCTTTGCCGACATCATCACCGTGTTCCAGCAGAAGGTGGAGGATGTGGTGCTGCCTGAGAAGGTGGACGTGCTGGTGTCTGAGTGGATGGGGACCTGCCTGCTG AGGTGCTAG
- the PRMT2 gene encoding protein arginine N-methyltransferase 2 isoform X7, translating to MATSGDCPRSESQGEEPAECSEAGLLQEGVQPEEFVAIADYAATDETQLSFLRGEKILILRQTTADWWWGERAGCCGYIPANHMGKHVDEYDPEDTWQDEEYFGSYGTLKLHLEMLADQPRTTKYHSVILQNKESLTDKVILDVGCGTGIISLFCAHYARPKAVYAVEASEMAQHTGQLVLQNGFADIITVFQQKVEDVVLPEKVDVLVSEWMGTCLLKQQSSEGDASKDTTGVLDCQQTI from the exons GGAGAAGAGCCTGCTGAGTGCAGTGAGGCCGGTCTCCTGCAGGAGGGAGTACAGCCAGAGGAGTTCGTGGCCATCGCGGACTATGCTGCCACCGATGAGACCCAG ctcagTTTTTTGAGAGGAGAAAAAATTCTTATCCTGAGACAAACCACTGCAGATTGGTGGTGGGGTGAGCGTGCGGGCTGCTGTGGGTACATTCCAGCAAACCATATGGGGAAGCACGTGGATGAGTACGACCCCGAGGACACGTGGCAGGATGAAGAGTACTTCGGCAGCTATGGAACTCTG AAACTCCACTTGGAAATGTTGGCAGACCAGCCACGAACAACTAAATACCACAGTGTCATCCTGCAGAATAAAGAATCCCTGACGGATAAAGTCATCCTGGACGTGGGCTGTGGGACTGGGATCATCAGTCTCTTCTGTGCACACTATGCGCGGCCTAAAGCG GTGTACGCGGTGGAGGCCAGTGAGATGGCACAGCACACGGGGCAGCTGGTCCTGCAGAACGGCTTTGCCGACATCATCACCGTGTTCCAGCAGAAGGTGGAGGATGTGGTGCTGCCTGAGAAGGTGGACGTGCTGGTGTCTGAGTGGATGGGGACCTGCCTGCTG AAGCAGCAAAGTTCTGAAGGAGACGCAAGTAAAGATACCACAGGTGTTCTAGATTGTCAACAGACCATTTAA
- the PRMT2 gene encoding protein arginine N-methyltransferase 2 isoform X5, whose product MATSGDCPRSESQGEEPAECSEAGLLQEGVQPEEFVAIADYAATDETQLSFLRGEKILILRQTTADWWWGERAGCCGYIPANHMGKHVDEYDPEDTWQDEEYFGSYGTLKLHLEMLADQPRTTKYHSVILQNKESLTDKVILDVGCGTGIISLFCAHYARPKAVYAVEASEMAQHTGQLVLQNGFADIITVFQQKVEDVVLPEKVDVLVSEWMGTCLLGSVKILCLTGKAVSLMPVGPSSLARVSSP is encoded by the exons GGAGAAGAGCCTGCTGAGTGCAGTGAGGCCGGTCTCCTGCAGGAGGGAGTACAGCCAGAGGAGTTCGTGGCCATCGCGGACTATGCTGCCACCGATGAGACCCAG ctcagTTTTTTGAGAGGAGAAAAAATTCTTATCCTGAGACAAACCACTGCAGATTGGTGGTGGGGTGAGCGTGCGGGCTGCTGTGGGTACATTCCAGCAAACCATATGGGGAAGCACGTGGATGAGTACGACCCCGAGGACACGTGGCAGGATGAAGAGTACTTCGGCAGCTATGGAACTCTG AAACTCCACTTGGAAATGTTGGCAGACCAGCCACGAACAACTAAATACCACAGTGTCATCCTGCAGAATAAAGAATCCCTGACGGATAAAGTCATCCTGGACGTGGGCTGTGGGACTGGGATCATCAGTCTCTTCTGTGCACACTATGCGCGGCCTAAAGCG GTGTACGCGGTGGAGGCCAGTGAGATGGCACAGCACACGGGGCAGCTGGTCCTGCAGAACGGCTTTGCCGACATCATCACCGTGTTCCAGCAGAAGGTGGAGGATGTGGTGCTGCCTGAGAAGGTGGACGTGCTGGTGTCTGAGTGGATGGGGACCTGCCTGCTG GGATCTGTAAAAATCCTGTGCCTAACAGGTAAGGCTGTTTCTTTAATGCCAGTAGGGCCTTCATCCCTGGCCAGGGTCTCCTCGCCTTAG
- the PRMT2 gene encoding protein arginine N-methyltransferase 2 isoform X6, translating into MATSGDCPRSESQGEEPAECSEAGLLQEGVQPEEFVAIADYAATDETQLSFLRGEKILILRQTTADWWWGERAGCCGYIPANHMGKHVDEYDPEDTWQDEEYFGSYGTLKLHLEMLADQPRTTKYHSVILQNKESLTDKVILDVGCGTGIISLFCAHYARPKAVYAVEASEMAQHTGQLVLQNGFADIITVFQQKVEDVVLPEKVDVLVSEWMGTCLLKQQSSEGDASKDTTVVTGSCLFS; encoded by the exons GGAGAAGAGCCTGCTGAGTGCAGTGAGGCCGGTCTCCTGCAGGAGGGAGTACAGCCAGAGGAGTTCGTGGCCATCGCGGACTATGCTGCCACCGATGAGACCCAG ctcagTTTTTTGAGAGGAGAAAAAATTCTTATCCTGAGACAAACCACTGCAGATTGGTGGTGGGGTGAGCGTGCGGGCTGCTGTGGGTACATTCCAGCAAACCATATGGGGAAGCACGTGGATGAGTACGACCCCGAGGACACGTGGCAGGATGAAGAGTACTTCGGCAGCTATGGAACTCTG AAACTCCACTTGGAAATGTTGGCAGACCAGCCACGAACAACTAAATACCACAGTGTCATCCTGCAGAATAAAGAATCCCTGACGGATAAAGTCATCCTGGACGTGGGCTGTGGGACTGGGATCATCAGTCTCTTCTGTGCACACTATGCGCGGCCTAAAGCG GTGTACGCGGTGGAGGCCAGTGAGATGGCACAGCACACGGGGCAGCTGGTCCTGCAGAACGGCTTTGCCGACATCATCACCGTGTTCCAGCAGAAGGTGGAGGATGTGGTGCTGCCTGAGAAGGTGGACGTGCTGGTGTCTGAGTGGATGGGGACCTGCCTGCTG AAGCAGCAAAGTTCTGAAGGAGACGCAAGTAAAGATACCACAG TTGTTACAGGATCTTGCTTGTTCTCCTGA